A genomic region of Fusarium falciforme chromosome 4, complete sequence contains the following coding sequences:
- a CDS encoding DUF5672 domain-containing protein, whose protein sequence is MPSNFPCRVKLAAALITLMILTVVIYPLDITTSRIPLSGSNTQFDSSKLALLVETRPLPILAPLLLHFISVVPPDWPFLFMGSHVSIATINTSFAIRQRVMEGKLTLAPVPTNMSVQGQEMVSRFFTNLWLYEEVLHPAEWLLVFQTDSIICANSKHDLDDYLEYDWVGELHSGIPEKVDKMRSNRTLEDTKKARGIDDWREGFYEPMGYHTGGGGVWLHAPIWGTPELRRHIWSYCPEVKMTLDMDVARYMPGNCRGRWKM, encoded by the exons ATGCCTTCCAACTTCCCCTGTCGCGTGAAGCTGGCGGCTGCTCTGATCACCTTGAT GATCCTCACTGTCGTGATATATCCCTTGGATATCACCACCTCCAGAATCCCTCTCTCCGGCTCAAACACCCAATTCGACTCCTCCAAACTCGCCCTGCTGGTCGAAACACGTCCACTCCCAATACTGGCTCCCCTGTTACTGCACTTCATCTCCGTCGTTCCACCAGATTGGCCCTTTCTATTCATGGGCTCTCATGTCTCCATCGCAACCATCAACACTTCCTTCGCCATCCGCCAGCGCGTTATGGAAGGCAAACTCACTCTAGCTCCAGTCCCTACCAACATGAGCGTCCAAGGCCAGGAGATGGTCAGTCGCTTCTTCACGAACCTATGGCTATATGAGGAGGTGCTCCATCCTGCCGAGTGGTTGCTGGTGTTTCAGACAGACTCGATCATCTGCGCAAACAGCAAGCATGACCTCGATGACTATCTCGAATACGATTGGGTCG GCGAGCTACACAGCGGTATCCCCGAGAAAGTTGACAAAATGAGAAGCAACAGGACCCTTGAGGATACCAAGAAGGCCAGGGGCATTGATGATTGGCGAGAGGGCTTCTACGAACCCATGGGCTACCACactggtggaggaggagtatGGCTGCACGCGCCCATCTGGGGAACTCCTGAGCTGAGGCGGCACATCTGGTCATATTGTCCCGAGGTCAAGATGACGCTGGATATGGACGTGGCGAGATACATGCCAGGGAATTGCCGTGGCCGTTGGAAGATGTAG
- a CDS encoding BZIP domain-containing protein, with product MSQTGPASRHASRRSSRSPAGDDQVSPSSTRYGQPGARDTRQDLSSVPYTNGENRAQQVQPRTLGVHNILNPLEPQLLSSGASGPLHTAVRLHDGELPAVTPGSTPGPFPAARLFPAAQPASISLPGTPVGPLTPLGGPSSERNSPTMAFPFPAVNNPRRKPSPTQPPRAMSLSHGPPSNRDSEVRQLPPHSVSPAKRPYESEVLEETARSHFPGLQHLPGMPSGPPSAMSTPGRTLSQPAIPSPGTQAPPPILPPSTASARPQQPPMPPQGPYPPNMQTNRQFPGAGPPSEASSPWTETIRRHGMGGALFGVEGQQAFMTLPGSDTPIAVPVDFSQASKKADEKRQRNAVASTRHRRKKKILQEENTKQLQELRDERRMMEIKIEELTQQRDFYREERNRLRDIVAQTPSISGLAVGPPSPNFASGSFTDTSSLAPGPQGPQGYGGDSSTGERPAQRRRTDDRPEFSIPSYGSPASIHPGASPSGLPPMQGPGYGGPSRPSSAASSTSGERLPPLRAMDGRPPPVPGQGQVQEQDPRTGQWVSVQPRVPETGWATRDTHRR from the coding sequence ATGTCGCAGACTGGACCTGCGTCTCGCCATGCCTCACGCCGCTCTTCGAGGTCACCAGCGGGAGACGATCAAGtctcgccctcctcgactCGGTACGGGCAACCGGGCGCTCGTGACACGCGCCAGGACTTGAGCAGCGTCCCGTACACAAATGGGGAGAACAGGGCCCAGCAGGTTCAGCCGAGAACTTTGGGTGTGCACAACATCCTCAACCCTCTGGAGCCCCAGCTGCTCAGTTCAGGGGCAAGCGGACCTCTCCATACAGCAGTTCGACTTCATGACGGCGAGTTACCGGCTGTAACTCCTGGGTCAACTCCTGGACCTTTCCCAGCAGCGCGACTGTTCCCAGCTGCTCAACCTGCTTCGATCTCGCTTCCAGGCACGCCTGTTGGGCCTCTGACACCCCTGGGTGGCCCTTCATCGGAACGCAACTCTCCAACCATGGCATTCCCTTTCCCTGCCGTGAATAACCCCAGACGGAAACCCAGCCCaactcaacctcctcgagcCATGAGTCTTAGCCATGGACCACCATCAAATCGCGATTCTGAAGTCCGCCAACTACCGCCGCACAGTGTTTCCCCAGCTAAGCGGCCCTACGAAAGCGAGGTCCTGGAAGAGACTGCCAGGTCTCACTTTCCAGGTCTGCAACATCTTCCTGGCATGCCCTCAGGCCCTCCATCAGCAATGTCGACTCCAGGACGAACTCTCTCGCAACCAGCAATCCCTTCCCCAGGGACACAAGCACCTCCCCCTATCTTGCCACCAAGTACCGCTTCAGCTCGCCCGCAGCAACCTCCGATGCCCCCGCAAGGGCCATACCCTCCCAACATGCAGACTAATCGACAATTCCCAGGTGCAGGCCCTCCTAGTGAGGCTTCCTCGCCATGGACTGAAACAATACGGAGGCACGGCATGGGAGGTGCTCTATTCGGCGTTGAAGGACAACAAGCTTTCATGACTCTTCCAGGAAGCGATACTCCGATCGCCGTACCAGTTGATTTCTCTCAAGCATCTAAGAAGGCAGATGAAAAGCGACAACGAAATGCGGTGGCTTCAACAAGGCATCGCAGGAAAAAGAAGATCCTCCAGGAGGAGAATACTAAACAATTACAGGAGCTTCGGGacgagaggaggatgatggaaaTAAAAATCGAGGAGTTGACGCAACAGCGGGACTTTTACCGAGAAGAACGCAACCGTTTGAGAGACATTGTCGCGCAAACTCCGTCGATTAGTGGCCTCGCGGTTGGGCCGCCAAGTCCTAATTTTGCGAGCGGCTCTTTTACCGATACGAGCTCGCTGGCACCAGGTCCACAGGGACCTCAAGGCTATGGAGGGGATTCTTCGACGGGCGAACGACCAGCACAGCGCCGGCGAACCGACGACCGACCCGAGTTCTCGATACCGTCCTACGGATCTCCTGCGAGCATACACCCCGGGGCATCTCCGAGCGGGTTGCCACCTATGCAAGGCCCTGGTTATGGAGGCCCATCACGGCCATCGTCTGCAGCATCATCCACCAGCGGCGAAAGGCTCCCGCCGTTGAGGGCTATGGACGGCAGGCCGCCACCTGTCCCGGGGCAAGGCCAGGTGCAAGAGCAGGATCCTCGGACTGGCCAATGGGTTTCAGTTCAGCCGCGTGTGCCAGAAACTGGGTGGGCAACTCGGGACACGCACCGAAGATGA